ttttcaaaacctcatttttatttataaaagatcgtggtataatattttatatttcagtctTTTTAGGGAAAGCTGAAACCAAAATAGATACATTTAATTGTATACAACAAGTCATGAAAACTGGACACAAGAATAAATCCACATAGTTTCAGTTTTGTACAATTTTAGGAAATATAAGCATTGAAAATCGCCATAGACTGTACGAaggaaattgtttatttgtttatttctaactcTAAAAGTGGTATATGAAAATCTTGAATAAATATATTCCTATTTTTGAACTCacgataaaaaaaattacaattattttatctgTGCGTTTTAGTAATGAGgaagaacaaaatattcatttataacaGACGTTTCATACTTATAAAGGTCCAAATTGTGGAGATAAAATCCCTGGATAGCCAAAAATAGCCACTTGGTACTTACGATAAAAAAACTTTCCTTTTAAGATATGTTTGTGAGTAAATTGTTTTAATGCGTAAATTTTAATGTGTCGTCGATAACCAGTCACAAACCAGGTAAATTCAATTGTGCCATCCCGTGTGTGTTCACTGGCTTAGCtgcatgctttaaatatttatcaacccccacatatatttatatgtattatatgcgtatatatatacattatatattttatacactttataaCGTTTACAGACCTTGGAAAAGCCTACAATTCATATTACTCTATCTATTGGGACCATCTCGTGTTTACTACTAGCACTGTTCTGGTCCAAAACAACATTGATTGGAGGAGAAGAGCACAGCACGGTCATGCTGAGTCTTGCTTTTTCCTTGGCCTTGGTGGATTGCACGTCGTCAGTTCTGTATCTACCATTTATGGCTCATCTCCATCAAAAGTACTTAACAACCTATCTTATCGGAGAAGGCATGAGTGGCTTACTTCCGAGTGTGGTGGCTCTCATCCAAGGAATCGGAGGAAACCCACAGTGTCGTAATAatactgtttctaattttatgaCTGAACAAAACACAACCATCTATGAAGTCAAACCGTATTACCCACCACCAAGATTTtctgtagaaatattttttatcttcctCTGCATCATGATGGTCATGAGCTGGTTTGCCTTCCTCCTTCTCGACAAACTTCCGTCAGTAAAAGCTGAGCAAGTAAgtgataaatacataaataaaaataatctgaacAGCTTAAGACTTCCAAAGAAAAACTGCCACGTAAATTGTAAATACTAAATTAATAcgagaaatatgtacaaaaactgCTTATCttagttttaatagttttaagttcAAATTAGGGGTAAAAAATACACAGATTAAAATGCTACGCCTGAGAGTACATTATTTAGAGATTAAGGAGTTATACTAGTTAGCAAACATTAACAGACCAAAAGCTGCGTAAGCTGTTCTCTATTGTCTAAAAGCCAAGACGTTTCGATAAGTATTACACATTACTTAAAAAGTTGAATATAAGCCTCTCTTCTGTTGTCTAAATAAAATTCAGCTCAGTAGATAAACCTCGATCTAAAGTGTAACATAACCTCCTAGTTCTCTTCAATGCAAAACGTAAGGAAAGATAGTTCTGTGTAATAACATATCACTTGGACAGGCTGAATAATCGACAAAATATGCATATAACCTCATAATTCCacattgtttagttgtttaaTGTTTGTACATTACTAGTTGGAACAAGCAAATAAATCTCACAGTACCATAAGCAAAAGTTTAAGTATAAGataatacaattttttgtaaTTCATATGATGTTTTGCAACTATTAGTTATTTggaaatatgtgtatatatgttaaTGTTGTTCTCGACATAACTTACGCTCGCATGACCATAAGCTACATGACCTTCCCAGAACGCGATGAATGCCAACAGATTTTCAACTAAGTTACTGAGTCTGTGGAAAGACGATATTTTGACGGGAATTCTTGAGACCTACAAGTCATTATGAAAATAGTAGATAGcttgattaaattttaaacattgttacttaTAAACTCCTCATAGCGGATGTAGCTGACGTCGTTTACAATTATATAAACCTAATGagataaaagttgtttatttttacatgctAGGTTCCAATACCTGAGGTTCAAAGAAACCCGAGTAATGGGAAAGAAAGAGCAAACAGCACGAATTTGATATTAGAACCTGATCACGTTCTTTCTCTTGGTATAAATCCAAAAGATCGCTCGACCATAACTCAGGAGAACCAAGAACCAAATGATAACACTGAAACACAAGTTGAAAAGGAAACAAATGAGTATTTATTGAAGAAGAACGATCAAAAATTGGCTTTTGTAGTTTTTCTCTGGATGCAAGGGTTTATATCTTCTCTCACTAATGGTATTCTACCAGCAGTACAGGTAAAGTTAACAATGAAATTGATTAAGCGACTGAAAACATGGACTTGTTTGGaaagaatgttttatatatttattttttagcttGTTGTTTTGTACTCTTACACTCTAAAGCTAAGGCAATGTTTAATAACACATGAACTGGATTTTATACTCAAAAGTTAATGCGATATTTAAAACATGAATGCGATGTATAAAACTACCCAAAGTGGATGTTATATCCTAACACTATCATTAAAATCTACAAATCCCACATTCGCCATCTAATTGAATACGGCGTTCAAACCTCATGCAGCATGCAAAAAAGCATAGCCACATCTCCAACAGAAAAGAGTTCTAGGAATGGCCCTTAGGCTACCCATATACACTCCAATTAATTACATGAACGAAGTTCGCAACATTCCTCAACTCAAGGATTGCCTTACAACACTAGCTTACTATTATTATGAGAGACACGCAACTCCTTAACTGTTAAATTACACACCGTGACAATCGCTTCACACAAAACAATATCCCCATACAACACACACATAACCTCCAAgacataataaattaacaatgaaCACACTGTGTCAATTTACtcattattattgatgttttttacatttcaacTTTAGCACAtgtcaaacaacaataaaagaggttaattaatataataattgcaCTTGTCCTGTGAACATGGATTAGTTTACAACAAAACTTACTGTCCTGTTTGAAACAAATACAAGATACTGAGTGCACTGTACAACTTTATCATCCCAGCTAGTCTGAGGCCCTGACTACCCGTGGCCCTGACTACGGGACGTTTgagtaataacactatgtaacaaaatttttactttttcttgttcttgggcagaaagtgttcttttccaattgcttatgcttaaagtaaatggaaaagacctacttttttcttcagactttgcttttgtgacctgggtaatgaaattttcaaatttactcattttccagaacattccaggtagatttagtactgagtaactgatagagaattttctcgaacttacaagaattttcaagaactttctagaatgttgtagaacttaggataattttctagaaatttctatagtgatatatatacaggggctcaccactcatcacttcagtttagttttagctgcctaagtaaacacataaacctatctgattttatcagagatggcatcaagaagctgcaagcatctccagatgcattctgctatgtatgtggccaatttatcaaaacaagaacGAAAAAATACTCTGTGagagcatctgctaaaatgtgtgaagtctaCAAGGCATACTTTGACATGCCTGTCaggaatcaagacaaaccctgagcatctcattttacctgcgTACACTGCAataaaactctagaaggtaagacggacaatttttgcttgctggaatagtaagattttatgttatacaaattttagaccttttaaaatttaaatatttttaatttatttttttagttccaatagtatagaacaaaaatcacatataaaatattttgcatgaacctcttacagaTTAATTGTGGATGAAGAAAATTTAATcgttataaatacaattttattttactcttttgcaGGATGGCACAGAGAAGAAAAGAGAGCCACAAAGTTCGTTATTCCaaaaatttggcgtgaacccattgaccactcaagcaattgctacttctgcatggtaaACCATTttaaacgtcgggctggcaagaatgcatctgttaTCATGTATCCGAACTTTCATCAttcatcgccccagtgccacactgccctgagctccctgtacccattctaccagagagaaagcaaccatcctcagaagagagcagcaaatcggaagaggaggtagatgttgaagatccagattacaattttagaggtgcagctggtgagagaaacccatactaccccaacgaAAGAGAtttcaatgacttgatcagaaaTCTTGGTCTAAcgaagtcgaatgccgagcttttgacatctggACTCAAGAACTAAGGTTTGTAGAtaaaagtgtgcaagtcacaagtcCGAGGAAGCATCACCGacatgtttcaaccttcttcactCGTCAGattgggctctgcttctgccacaatgtatccagtctgtgcgaggcaactggaattgcctgtaaccggAACGACTGGCACCTCTTTATTGATAGTTTATCcaaaagcctcaaagctgtgctgctccataacggcaATAAGTATttgtctcttcccctggctcattcggtgcacctcacaGAGGAATACAAAAGCGTCaaaaccttgctagaagccttgaagtatggctgggaggttattggagacttcaaaatggtggcattcctgatggatctccaaggaggctttaccaagtttccctgttatctttgcctttggaataGGAGGGGAGATataatgtcaagtgtgagcccctggtggatctccagaaggtgttgttcccaccatttcacataaaattgaGTTTTATGAAAGAATTTGTCACAGCTTttaataaggagtctgcagccttcaagtaccttcgagacttctttctTAAGCTGTATGAGGCagaggtcaaagctggtgtcttcgttgaaccacaaatagagaagatcctggagtgcagaGAATTCCACAAGAAgatcagtaggaagggaaaaaagcttggggaaGCTCTGTCACAGTAGTTtgaggcttcttgggcaatcataaggccgaaaattatacggaactggttgagactctggtgaagaactacggcaaaatgtgctgcaggatgtccctgaaagtccatatgcTTGActctcatcttgataaattcaaggagaacatgggaacatactcagaggagcaaggcgagcgcttccatcaagatatactaGACTTTGAACGTCACTACCAatgagcgtataacgaaaacatggtgGGAGACAATATTTGGATACTGATACGtggaagtgatttacattacagtcgcaagtctcgagaaactactcacttctaaacatttttgttcattcttgtgtagctttagtataaatacatgtaaatcttgattaatatgttgttttattcagatcttgtGTATaggaaaatgtgcaaatttgcccgtttttaggTTAagttctaaatttcattatccggtcacaaaagcaaagtttgaaggaaataatggtcattttctgtacttttacgaTATGAGCAATTAAGAAATCACACATAATATCAAGgaaaaaaatttgtgttacatcgtGTAGTTCGTTGACTTGCGTCTTTCCGTACTTCAATCCAGTCAAACAATAATTCACGTCATCGAACAACGCTAGGACAACGTTACGACACCAGCCTTGATTGCTTCCTCTACGGCCATCTTAATCCGACCTGACTCCTACGTTCGCTCTTGTCTGAAACTACTTCACTACTTCaatttacagtaaaacaaaaacaagccagACCGAAAATTTAATCCAAATTCCTTATGTTCACATCAAAATTCTATTGCGAGCGGTGCAAAGAGGGATATCAatatccctgaacaccccagtAGCGAAATTTACCTTCCTGTAGAACTAAACTCCTGCCACAGGATTGTTTTAATACTCTAAAGGTAAGGCGATGTTTAAAACCATAAACTCTACATGTTGCAATCTGATGATGCTTTTTGAACATGTTCAAACACTAAACCTTCACTGGACACTAAGCCAGTAAATAGTAATATGATTCAAGTTATAATCAATTAGAATGTGGTATTATATCATCCATTAATTAAACCTGAATGTCATTCTTCGGTAGGTAAGGTGACTTAACTACAAACTATAAAAAGCTTACTGTATAGCTGTTATTCTGAATGTTCAGTAGAtatcaatttgtatattttttgttatttattcatatttccaTATTACATagatatttacattttcaatatattaCGTAGACAAATTATAAATTGGATTACACCAAACATCCTAAGGTTATCGAATCTTGTGGGTTATGGCCTAAATTACTGTGAAAAGCAAAAATACCGAAAAGAAGAAATGTTGCAAACTAATTGGTATAAAGAAGATCGTAGCGGCATTATAATTATTAGAACCTCCCTTAAGTAATGTACGATTTCAGGGTCAGAAAAATAGATATGATTTCAAacgattttaatgttatttaatcaataatctatgttactttttttgtttgtttttcggcctggcatggccgaacgcgtaaggcgtgcgactcataatccgagggtcgcgggttcgtgcccgcgtcgcgctaaacatgctcgccctcccagccgtggtggcgttataatgtgacggtcaattccacgattcgttggtaaaagagtagcccaagagctggcggtgggtggtgatgactagctgccttccctctagtcttacactgctaaattagggccggctagcgcagatagccctcgagtagctttgtgcgaaattccaaaacaaaaacattatttttaattacttcctgccaacgattcacaagcttctgaatgccacttctataaaatttttggggtttggaggaaaagaacgtagagaggatagttttgacatcttcatgtgttccaagctctttttcatcaagatagttctgcaaacttcgaaaTAGATTATAATCAAGTGGAGCGaggtctgaagaataaggagaatgtggaagtttttcccagtctaacaCTTTAATCtgtgcagatgtgatccttgctgtatggcgccgtgcattatcctggtgta
This genomic window from Tachypleus tridentatus isolate NWPU-2018 chromosome 10, ASM421037v1, whole genome shotgun sequence contains:
- the LOC143230483 gene encoding solute carrier family 52, riboflavin transporter, member 3-A-like — protein: MALTKCFSTRRLLVDILVILFGISSWIEINGLWVELPLLVSELPEKWTLGSYIVVITQVANLGPITYSLLRKFFVLKTLEKPTIHITLSIGTISCLLLALFWSKTTLIGGEEHSTVMLSLAFSLALVDCTSSVLYLPFMAHLHQKYLTTYLIGEGMSGLLPSVVALIQGIGGNPQCRNNTVSNFMTEQNTTIYEVKPYYPPPRFSVEIFFIFLCIMMVMSWFAFLLLDKLPSVKAEQVPIPEVQRNPSNGKERANSTNLILEPDHVLSLGINPKDRSTITQENQEPNDNTETQVEKETNEYLLKKNDQKLAFVVFLWMQGFISSLTNGILPAVQSFSCLPYGNAAFHLSVTLSSIANPSACFIAMFKSLRSMTNIVILTIFGTVCAGYILMTAILSPTPPLVDETIGRFFIVLIWILFVGTMSYVKACIAGNLRAQGGQKALFLCGVCTQIGSSLGAILMFFLVNYGDIFQSYLPCT